The following are encoded together in the Kribbella sp. CA-293567 genome:
- a CDS encoding [protein-PII] uridylyltransferase: MVDRAAQRRARADEADALLFLLLSKACDALGTPTEGVALVAVGGYGREELSPYSDLDVMLLHTEGYPKLDELAAQIWYPLWDSRTKLDHSVRTVAEAQSAAADDIRVALGLLDARHVAGDSHLTLQLRSVLMADWRRTAKTRLPALAEACRDRANTVGELAHLAEPDLKEAYGGLRDAVVLRALVASWLIDVPHPVVERARLDLLDIRDELHSVAGRATDRVIADVAGEVAAGLGLQDRDALLRHIYSTGRTLAHVCDVSWRRIESLMARPPRSRRRHRTGGPLLLALDEGVGQHEGEVVLMPDARPERDASLGLRAAAVAADRDLVLSPAVCARLANSAALLPEPWPAEARRLLCALLGAGSGLLEVWEALDQAGYVTRILPEWDLVRFRPPQSAVHRYTVDRHLLETCVEASKMVRDVRRPDLLLVAALIHDLGKGVEGDHSVTGAVIATSVARRLGFSEADVDTITLLVRQHLVLAQVATRRDLDDPMTVDFVAGIVGDTETLDLLEALTYADARAAGPAAASPWRLRLVGELARRVRGELSGGGAGLWTEVPPIPTPDLHQVVGVGRVGVTVSEYRGDVRVNVAVPDQVGTLSTVAGVLAVERLAVRAAVVTSTDGLGISQWSVAGSAPDPVRLRDRLAVALRDDSDLVRRLAARDASKGKSAAARIDLLPEASETATVLQVRAHDRPGLLYDVTAAIAATGADVRSAHVSTLGAECVDVFYLTDRNGSALEDEDARTTAKSILDRLTF; the protein is encoded by the coding sequence ATGGTGGACCGGGCAGCACAGCGGCGCGCGCGTGCCGACGAGGCCGACGCGCTGCTGTTCCTGCTCCTCTCCAAGGCATGCGACGCCCTCGGTACTCCTACCGAGGGCGTCGCCCTGGTCGCCGTCGGCGGCTACGGCCGGGAGGAGCTCTCGCCGTACAGCGATCTCGACGTGATGCTCCTGCACACCGAGGGGTACCCGAAGCTCGACGAGCTCGCCGCCCAGATCTGGTACCCGCTGTGGGACTCGCGGACCAAGCTCGACCACAGTGTCCGGACGGTCGCGGAGGCCCAGAGCGCCGCCGCCGACGACATACGGGTCGCGCTGGGGCTGCTGGACGCGCGGCACGTCGCGGGCGACTCGCACCTCACCCTGCAGCTGCGGTCGGTGCTGATGGCCGACTGGCGCCGTACTGCGAAGACTCGGCTGCCTGCACTCGCCGAGGCGTGCCGGGACCGCGCCAACACGGTCGGCGAGCTCGCGCACCTTGCAGAGCCGGACCTCAAGGAGGCGTACGGCGGGTTGCGAGATGCCGTTGTACTGCGTGCTCTGGTCGCCTCGTGGTTGATCGACGTACCGCATCCGGTGGTCGAGCGGGCCCGGCTGGACCTGCTCGACATCAGGGACGAGCTGCACTCCGTCGCGGGCCGGGCAACTGACCGGGTGATCGCCGACGTGGCCGGTGAGGTCGCTGCCGGTCTAGGGCTGCAGGACCGCGATGCCTTGCTGCGACACATCTATTCGACCGGCAGGACGCTGGCGCACGTGTGTGACGTGTCGTGGCGGCGGATCGAGAGCCTGATGGCCCGTCCGCCGCGCTCGCGACGCCGTCACCGCACAGGTGGGCCGCTGCTGCTGGCATTGGACGAGGGCGTCGGTCAGCACGAGGGCGAGGTCGTCCTGATGCCGGATGCCCGTCCGGAGCGAGACGCCTCCCTTGGACTCCGTGCTGCGGCTGTGGCCGCTGACAGGGATCTCGTGCTCTCTCCCGCTGTCTGTGCTCGGCTCGCGAACTCTGCCGCGCTCCTGCCGGAACCATGGCCCGCTGAGGCGCGCCGGTTGCTGTGCGCGTTGCTGGGAGCCGGATCGGGCCTGCTGGAAGTCTGGGAAGCCCTGGACCAGGCGGGGTACGTCACGCGGATCCTTCCGGAGTGGGACCTGGTTCGCTTCCGCCCGCCGCAGTCGGCTGTGCATCGCTACACCGTCGACCGGCACCTGCTGGAAACCTGTGTAGAGGCCTCGAAGATGGTCCGCGACGTACGCCGTCCGGACCTGCTGCTGGTCGCTGCGTTGATCCATGACCTCGGCAAGGGAGTCGAAGGCGACCACAGCGTCACCGGGGCCGTCATCGCGACCTCGGTAGCTCGCCGGCTGGGCTTCTCCGAAGCCGACGTCGACACGATCACGCTGCTGGTCCGGCAGCACCTGGTGCTGGCTCAGGTCGCCACCAGGCGGGACCTGGACGATCCGATGACAGTCGACTTCGTCGCGGGCATTGTGGGCGACACAGAGACGCTGGACCTGCTGGAGGCCCTCACGTACGCCGACGCACGCGCGGCCGGCCCCGCGGCAGCTTCGCCGTGGCGGCTGCGGCTGGTGGGCGAACTAGCCAGGCGGGTTCGAGGTGAGCTGTCCGGTGGAGGGGCTGGGCTGTGGACCGAGGTGCCGCCGATCCCGACTCCGGACCTGCACCAGGTGGTCGGTGTCGGGCGCGTCGGCGTGACTGTGTCGGAGTACCGGGGCGACGTACGGGTGAATGTGGCCGTGCCCGATCAGGTGGGGACGCTGTCGACGGTTGCCGGGGTACTGGCGGTGGAGCGGCTCGCAGTACGGGCTGCTGTGGTGACCTCGACGGACGGCCTGGGGATTTCGCAGTGGTCGGTAGCCGGTTCGGCGCCTGACCCGGTGCGGTTGCGGGACCGGCTCGCTGTGGCGCTGCGCGACGACAGCGACCTCGTACGCCGGTTGGCGGCGCGCGACGCCTCGAAGGGGAAGAGCGCGGCCGCCCGGATCGACTTGTTGCCGGAGGCATCCGAAACGGCCACCGTGCTGCAGGTGCGGGCGCATGACCGCCCGGGACTGCTCTACGACGTCACTGCCGCGATCGCCGCGACCGGAGCGGACGTGAGGTCGGCGCATGTCAGCACGCTCGGCGCCGAGTGCGTGGACGTCTTCTACCTGACCGATCGCAACGGCTCCGCCCTGGAGGACGAAGACGCCCGCACGACGGCCAAGTCGATCCTGGATCGCCTGACCTTCTAG
- a CDS encoding arginase family protein, producing the protein MRRHRAVLDGPSNLGLRPPAPGTVPGCHKLAGALRDQRFVERIVAADAGCVTPPRYDRGEWKPGDGVFNAAAMAGYTIRLADRIGKLLDDGQFVVLLGGECSNLLAPTLALRRRGRYGVVYLDGHSDFRTVDNDEYVGAAGGEALALVTGRGQDDLADLEGLRPYVRDSDAVMLGYREDEAYLDTMREAGIRDWSALTVIADPASAAGGVLEHLERDDLDGFWVHLDVDILDAEVMPAVDSPDPGGLQHEHLRELLRPLLASPKCVGLDIGIFDPDLDPDGRYAAALADTLVAALT; encoded by the coding sequence GTGCGCAGACACAGAGCAGTACTGGACGGACCGTCGAACCTGGGACTACGACCGCCGGCCCCGGGGACCGTGCCAGGTTGCCACAAACTCGCGGGGGCCCTCAGAGACCAGCGGTTCGTCGAGCGGATCGTCGCGGCCGACGCGGGATGCGTGACCCCACCGCGCTACGACCGCGGCGAGTGGAAGCCCGGCGACGGGGTCTTCAACGCGGCGGCGATGGCCGGCTACACGATCCGGCTGGCAGACCGGATCGGCAAGCTGCTGGACGACGGTCAGTTCGTCGTACTGCTCGGGGGCGAGTGCAGCAACCTCCTGGCGCCGACACTCGCGCTCAGACGTCGCGGCCGGTACGGCGTCGTCTATCTCGACGGGCACTCGGACTTCAGGACCGTCGACAACGACGAGTACGTCGGAGCGGCCGGAGGCGAAGCACTGGCATTGGTCACTGGGCGCGGACAGGACGACCTCGCCGACCTGGAAGGACTGCGGCCCTACGTGCGCGACAGCGACGCCGTCATGCTCGGGTACCGCGAGGACGAGGCCTACCTGGACACGATGCGCGAGGCGGGGATCAGGGACTGGTCGGCACTGACCGTCATCGCTGACCCGGCGAGCGCGGCGGGCGGCGTACTGGAGCACCTGGAGCGGGACGACCTGGACGGCTTCTGGGTGCACCTGGATGTGGACATCCTCGACGCCGAGGTGATGCCTGCCGTCGACAGTCCCGACCCCGGCGGCCTGCAGCACGAGCACCTGCGCGAACTGCTCCGGCCACTGCTGGCGTCACCGAAGTGCGTCGGCCTCGACATCGGCATCTTCGATCCGGACCTCGACCCGGACGGCCGGTACGCCGCGGCGCTCGCCGACACCCTTGTCGCGGCCCTCACCTGA
- a CDS encoding P-II family nitrogen regulator translates to MKLITAVVKPHKLEDVRAALETFGVTGMTVTEASGYGRQKGHTEVYRGAEYEVDLVPKVRLEVVVEDGDGADVVDVIVKAAQTGKIGDGKVWVVPVESIVRVRTGETDGDAL, encoded by the coding sequence ATGAAGCTGATCACCGCGGTGGTCAAGCCGCACAAGCTGGAGGACGTCCGGGCCGCGCTGGAGACGTTCGGGGTGACCGGTATGACGGTCACCGAGGCGAGCGGCTACGGCCGGCAGAAGGGCCACACCGAGGTCTACCGGGGCGCGGAGTACGAGGTGGACCTGGTCCCGAAGGTCCGGCTCGAGGTGGTGGTCGAGGACGGTGACGGCGCCGACGTGGTGGACGTGATCGTGAAGGCCGCGCAGACCGGCAAGATCGGTGACGGCAAGGTCTGGGTCGTTCCGGTCGAGTCGATCGTCCGGGTCCGTACCGGCGAGACCGACGGAGACGCCCTCTAG
- the ffh gene encoding signal recognition particle protein: MFDTLSDRLSAAFKTLRGKGKLTDADIDATAREIRIALLEADVALPVVKDFIAAVKERAAGAEVRGGLNPAQQVIKIVNEELVAILGGETRELRMAKRPPTVIMLAGLQGAGKTTLAGKLAKWLKETKHQTPLLVAADLQRPNAVTQLQVVGQRAGVPVYAPEAGNGVGDPVAVARQAMEEARTKQHSVVIVDTAGRLGVDEELMKQAADIRDAVTPDEILFVVDAMIGQDAVVTAQAFLDGVGFDGVVLSKLDGDARGGAALSIAKVTGRQVMFASNGEKLEDFDVFHPDRMASRILGMGDVMSLIEKAEQSFDAEEAAKTAAKLQKKGGKDFTLDDFLAQMQSVRKMGPLTKIFGMLPGAAQFKDQLENFDEREIDRIEAVIHSMTPAERTDPTIINGSRRLRIANGSGTEVATVSGLVERFFEARKMMSAMASGKGMPGMPGMPGMPGMSGGKKGKQQVKKGKAKRGSGNPAKRGNPAQSEPAAPAAGQLPAAFGGSAAGGNFELPDDLKKLLGDK; the protein is encoded by the coding sequence GTGTTCGACACGCTCTCTGATCGCCTGTCCGCCGCCTTCAAGACGCTGCGCGGCAAGGGCAAGCTGACCGACGCCGACATCGACGCGACCGCCCGGGAGATCCGGATCGCGTTGCTGGAGGCCGATGTCGCGCTGCCGGTGGTGAAGGACTTCATCGCGGCGGTCAAGGAGCGGGCCGCCGGCGCCGAGGTGCGCGGCGGGCTGAACCCGGCCCAGCAGGTGATCAAGATCGTGAACGAGGAGCTCGTCGCGATCCTGGGTGGCGAGACGCGTGAGCTGCGGATGGCCAAGCGGCCGCCGACGGTGATCATGCTCGCGGGTCTGCAGGGCGCCGGTAAGACCACGCTGGCCGGCAAGCTGGCGAAGTGGCTGAAGGAGACCAAGCACCAGACTCCGCTGCTGGTCGCCGCCGACCTGCAGCGCCCGAACGCGGTCACCCAGCTCCAGGTGGTCGGCCAGCGGGCCGGCGTACCGGTGTACGCGCCGGAAGCCGGCAACGGCGTCGGCGACCCGGTCGCGGTCGCCCGGCAGGCGATGGAGGAGGCGCGGACCAAGCAGCACAGCGTGGTCATCGTCGACACGGCCGGCCGGCTGGGTGTCGACGAGGAACTGATGAAACAGGCCGCGGACATCCGCGACGCGGTCACGCCGGACGAGATCCTGTTCGTCGTCGACGCGATGATCGGCCAGGACGCGGTCGTCACCGCGCAGGCCTTCCTGGACGGCGTCGGCTTCGACGGCGTGGTGCTGTCCAAGCTCGACGGTGACGCCCGCGGTGGTGCCGCGCTGTCGATCGCCAAGGTCACCGGCCGGCAGGTGATGTTCGCCTCGAACGGCGAGAAGCTCGAGGACTTCGACGTCTTCCACCCCGACCGGATGGCCTCGCGCATCCTCGGGATGGGCGACGTGATGAGCCTGATCGAGAAGGCCGAGCAGTCCTTCGACGCCGAGGAGGCGGCCAAGACCGCCGCCAAGCTGCAGAAGAAGGGCGGCAAGGACTTCACCCTGGACGACTTCCTCGCCCAGATGCAGTCGGTGCGCAAGATGGGCCCGCTGACCAAGATCTTCGGCATGCTGCCCGGCGCGGCCCAGTTCAAGGACCAGCTGGAGAACTTCGACGAGCGCGAGATCGACCGGATCGAGGCCGTCATCCACTCGATGACCCCGGCCGAGCGCACCGACCCCACCATCATCAACGGCTCCCGCCGGCTGCGGATCGCGAACGGCTCCGGCACCGAGGTGGCCACCGTCAGCGGCCTGGTCGAGCGCTTCTTCGAGGCCCGCAAGATGATGTCGGCGATGGCGTCGGGCAAGGGCATGCCAGGAATGCCGGGAATGCCCGGGATGCCGGGGATGAGCGGCGGCAAGAAGGGCAAGCAGCAGGTCAAGAAGGGCAAGGCCAAGCGCGGCTCCGGCAACCCGGCCAAGCGGGGCAACCCGGCGCAGAGCGAGCCGGCCGCACCGGCGGCGGGTCAGCTTCCGGCCGCCTTCGGTGGCAGCGCCGCCGGCGGGAACTTCGAGCTGCCGGACGACCTGAAGAAGCTGCTCGGCGACAAGTGA
- a CDS encoding lytic transglycosylase domain-containing protein yields the protein MRQQFSNLDTWRGKLTAVGVCLAPPTVLVAAFVAGGVTSNTFIVDAHALSQPRQDAVFNELAENLPPGPGADGSIPTEQKSQIEVPVTGAVDSLQQPPPGTPGDVSGIPGTVLAAYQKAANDLGTAQPNCGITWPLLAGIGKIESAHASGGRVDTTGVTRGKILGPVLDGGPGMAAISDTDQGSFDGDTKWDRAVGPMQFIPGTWKSFGADGNGDGVKDPHNIYDAARSAGDYLCSGGADLKDPQGLVQAVLRYNHSMDYVSKVLRWMQTYSQTTVNVPNSPDSIDPPDDSGNVQNDPTTPPATPVTTPATTPVPTTPVPTTPVPTTPVPTTPRPSTPRPSTPTPPKSPQGTPPTTIPTRPTVPTTPPSTPPTTPPTTPPTTPPTTPPSTPPTTPPSTPPTTPPTTPPTPCGPNETPAPTPAPNDPPAPAPTCTVPPSMTPEATTPAPESTPVAPGSTPVASETTPA from the coding sequence ATGAGGCAGCAGTTCAGCAACCTGGACACGTGGCGGGGCAAGCTGACCGCGGTCGGGGTCTGTCTCGCGCCGCCGACGGTCCTGGTCGCCGCGTTCGTGGCCGGTGGGGTCACCTCGAACACGTTCATCGTCGACGCCCACGCGCTGAGTCAGCCGCGTCAGGACGCCGTCTTCAACGAGCTGGCCGAGAACCTCCCGCCCGGCCCTGGGGCCGACGGAAGTATCCCGACCGAGCAGAAGTCCCAGATCGAGGTGCCGGTCACCGGAGCGGTGGACAGTCTCCAGCAGCCTCCGCCCGGCACGCCCGGTGACGTCTCCGGCATCCCGGGGACCGTGCTGGCGGCGTACCAGAAGGCGGCGAACGACCTGGGGACCGCGCAGCCCAACTGCGGTATCACCTGGCCACTGCTGGCGGGGATCGGGAAGATCGAGTCCGCCCACGCCAGTGGCGGCCGGGTCGACACGACCGGGGTGACCCGCGGCAAGATCCTCGGCCCGGTGCTCGACGGCGGGCCCGGGATGGCGGCCATCAGCGACACCGACCAGGGCTCGTTCGACGGCGACACCAAGTGGGACCGCGCGGTCGGCCCGATGCAGTTCATCCCGGGCACCTGGAAGTCCTTCGGTGCCGACGGCAACGGTGACGGCGTCAAGGACCCGCACAACATCTACGACGCGGCCCGCTCGGCCGGCGACTACCTGTGCTCCGGCGGCGCCGACCTCAAGGACCCACAGGGCCTGGTGCAGGCGGTGCTGCGCTACAACCACTCGATGGACTACGTGTCCAAGGTGCTGCGCTGGATGCAGACCTACAGCCAGACGACGGTGAACGTGCCGAACTCGCCGGACTCGATCGACCCGCCGGACGACAGCGGCAACGTCCAGAACGACCCCACGACGCCGCCGGCCACTCCGGTCACCACCCCGGCGACGACACCGGTGCCGACCACTCCGGTGCCCACGACCCCGGTGCCGACGACGCCGGTACCGACGACCCCGCGCCCGAGTACGCCGCGACCGTCGACGCCGACCCCGCCGAAGTCGCCGCAGGGAACTCCGCCGACCACGATCCCGACCCGGCCGACCGTTCCGACGACGCCGCCCAGCACGCCCCCGACCACTCCGCCGACGACGCCTCCCACGACGCCCCCGACCACCCCGCCCAGTACGCCGCCGACGACCCCGCCGAGCACGCCGCCGACGACGCCTCCCACGACGCCGCCGACCCCCTGTGGCCCGAACGAGACGCCCGCGCCTACCCCGGCGCCGAACGACCCGCCGGCTCCCGCGCCCACCTGCACGGTGCCGCCGAGCATGACCCCTGAGGCGACCACCCCGGCTCCGGAGAGCACCCCGGTAGCCCCGGGAAGCACTCCGGTAGCCTCGGAGACTACTCCGGCCTGA
- a CDS encoding amidohydrolase family protein, whose translation MTTETGVLRLAGTVLPAGEQQELHLSGGLVVDRPATADVTTVSTGGWIVPGLVDAHCHIGLDQHGAVDRDVQEQQAVAERDAGALLVRDAGSAADTRWIDERADLPKIIRAGRHIARSKRYIRNYGWEIEPDELVAYVEQEARRGDGWVKLVGDWIDRDAGDLTPCWPLEALTAAITRAHDLGARVTAHVFGEHALPDLLAAGIDCIEHGTGLQPDMLDQMAADGVAVVPTIINLENFPLYADQAAGKFPLYAAHMRDLHARHLDTLRSAAEAGVQVYAGTDAGGVLGHGLVAKEILALTTIGLSGEQALAAGSWSARAWLGAPADLSPGNPADLVVYPEDPRADPAVLAHPDCIVLRGRVYRP comes from the coding sequence ATGACGACCGAAACCGGTGTACTACGGCTCGCCGGCACGGTTCTGCCGGCCGGTGAGCAGCAGGAGCTTCACCTCAGTGGCGGGCTGGTCGTCGACCGGCCCGCCACTGCTGACGTCACCACGGTCAGCACGGGCGGCTGGATCGTGCCGGGCCTGGTGGACGCGCACTGTCACATCGGGCTGGACCAGCACGGGGCTGTCGACCGGGACGTCCAGGAGCAGCAGGCGGTCGCCGAGCGCGACGCCGGCGCGCTGCTCGTCCGGGACGCGGGCTCGGCCGCCGATACCCGCTGGATCGACGAGCGGGCGGACCTGCCGAAGATCATCCGGGCGGGGCGGCACATCGCCCGCTCCAAGCGCTACATCCGCAACTACGGCTGGGAGATCGAGCCCGACGAACTGGTCGCCTACGTCGAGCAGGAGGCCCGCCGCGGCGACGGCTGGGTCAAGCTGGTGGGGGACTGGATCGACCGCGACGCCGGCGACCTGACTCCCTGCTGGCCACTGGAGGCGCTCACCGCGGCCATCACTCGCGCCCACGACCTGGGCGCCCGGGTCACCGCCCACGTCTTCGGCGAGCATGCCCTGCCCGACCTGCTGGCGGCAGGCATCGACTGCATCGAGCACGGCACCGGCCTGCAGCCCGACATGCTGGACCAGATGGCAGCCGACGGGGTCGCCGTCGTCCCGACGATCATCAACCTCGAGAACTTCCCCCTGTACGCCGACCAGGCCGCCGGCAAGTTCCCTCTGTATGCCGCCCACATGCGTGATCTCCACGCACGCCACCTCGACACGCTGCGCTCCGCCGCGGAGGCCGGAGTGCAGGTCTATGCGGGCACCGACGCCGGTGGCGTCCTGGGTCACGGGCTGGTGGCCAAGGAGATCCTGGCCCTCACCACCATCGGACTGTCCGGCGAGCAGGCGCTGGCCGCCGGGTCCTGGTCCGCCCGCGCCTGGCTGGGCGCTCCCGCCGACCTCTCCCCGGGCAATCCGGCCGACCTCGTCGTCTACCCCGAGGATCCGCGAGCCGACCCGGCCGTGCTGGCTCATCCCGACTGCATCGTCCTGCGCGGCCGCGTCTATCGGCCCTGA
- a CDS encoding lytic transglycosylase domain-containing protein — protein sequence MTVASGGAGASGQLAADSPVAPSPGAGLNSGEFDELTMIVPQRPGVDGRIGSDKPARADVPVQGATDGRSVVRPGRPGAVNGIPRGVFPAYRRATANLAVVRPNCGLTWPLLAGIGKVESDHAAGGKVDVAGTTRGKLFGPVLNGRRGIGRIKDTDKGRYDADLVWDRAVGPMQIVPGVWTEFGADGNGDGFRNPNNVYDAVTTVAVYLCSEGDDLKRPRDLVASLLRYQHSKDFVATVLRWMRVYSKSAVLVPNLTGKLATPKPTGNVESNVDPREVPEVPDDSVTPTPTAKPTVPGTTPTVRPSIPDPIVTPTERPTTRPTQPPTDRPTTTTPKPTDTPTPTPTPTPTPTPTPSETPTPTPSETPSGSPCAAETNPTPCTQGSGSHG from the coding sequence GTGACAGTCGCTTCGGGCGGAGCCGGTGCCTCCGGCCAGCTCGCGGCGGACAGTCCGGTCGCTCCTTCGCCTGGAGCCGGACTGAACAGCGGTGAATTCGACGAACTGACCATGATCGTCCCCCAGCGTCCAGGAGTGGACGGCCGGATCGGATCTGACAAGCCTGCCCGGGCCGACGTGCCCGTGCAGGGTGCCACCGACGGCCGTTCCGTGGTCCGCCCGGGACGACCCGGTGCCGTGAACGGCATCCCCCGTGGGGTCTTCCCCGCGTATCGCCGCGCCACCGCGAATCTCGCCGTGGTCCGCCCCAACTGTGGGCTCACCTGGCCGTTGCTGGCCGGGATCGGCAAGGTCGAGTCCGACCACGCCGCCGGCGGCAAGGTCGACGTGGCCGGAACGACCCGGGGCAAGCTCTTCGGCCCGGTCCTGAACGGCCGCCGCGGGATCGGCCGGATCAAGGACACCGACAAGGGCCGGTACGACGCCGACCTGGTCTGGGACCGCGCCGTCGGCCCGATGCAGATCGTCCCGGGCGTCTGGACCGAGTTCGGAGCCGACGGAAACGGCGACGGCTTCCGCAACCCCAACAACGTGTACGACGCCGTCACCACCGTCGCGGTCTACCTGTGCTCCGAGGGTGACGACCTGAAGCGCCCCCGCGACCTGGTCGCCTCCCTCCTGCGCTACCAGCACTCCAAGGACTTCGTCGCCACCGTCCTGCGGTGGATGCGCGTCTACAGCAAGAGCGCGGTCCTGGTGCCGAACCTCACCGGCAAACTGGCCACGCCGAAGCCGACCGGCAACGTCGAGAGCAACGTCGACCCGCGCGAGGTGCCGGAGGTGCCGGACGACTCGGTCACCCCGACGCCGACCGCGAAGCCGACCGTCCCGGGCACCACGCCCACCGTCCGGCCGTCGATCCCGGACCCGATCGTGACGCCGACGGAGCGCCCGACCACGCGTCCGACGCAGCCGCCGACCGACCGGCCGACGACGACCACGCCGAAGCCGACCGACACGCCGACCCCGACGCCCACCCCGACACCGACTCCCACCCCCACTCCGTCCGAGACCCCGACCCCGACCCCGTCCGAGACCCCGTCCGGCTCACCCTGCGCGGCCGAGACGAACCCCACCCCCTGCACCCAGGGCAGCGGCTCGCACGGATAG
- a CDS encoding DUF2332 domain-containing protein, with protein sequence MDLVAALQRQAVACEDLGSPMYADLLRRLVDDYELGGSSTRVLAGFESAPGDALIGLRLLGAVHRLVLSGAAPELAGFYPSVGGEWDAVLGWEAFEQVLLSRGPEVRNLLTQAPQTNEVGRSTALYGGLLRLAEAVPLPVRLFEIGASGGLNLRPDHFRYDLADGSSFGAADSPVVLEDAWSGRPVVPAALRIAERVGSDIAPVNPLSEDGVLTLTSYVWPDMTARLERLRGALAVARQVPADVRREDALSFLRNVELSEGHVTVIWHSVMWQYLSPEEQTAGDALITALGAKATETAPLAHLCLEPMRRTPQAESEWLIVLQVWPGGVPRILGTAEPHGLPAHWE encoded by the coding sequence ATGGATCTGGTAGCAGCACTGCAGCGGCAGGCCGTGGCTTGCGAGGACCTGGGCTCACCCATGTACGCCGACCTCCTGCGGCGGCTCGTGGACGACTACGAGTTGGGCGGGTCGTCCACGCGAGTACTGGCGGGATTCGAGTCAGCACCCGGGGACGCACTGATCGGCTTGCGGCTGCTCGGCGCAGTGCACCGGCTCGTGTTGTCGGGGGCGGCGCCCGAGTTGGCCGGGTTCTACCCCAGCGTGGGTGGCGAGTGGGACGCAGTACTCGGGTGGGAGGCGTTCGAGCAGGTACTGCTCTCGCGTGGACCGGAGGTGCGCAACCTGCTGACCCAGGCGCCACAGACGAACGAGGTCGGCCGCTCGACAGCCCTGTACGGCGGGCTGCTGCGGCTGGCCGAGGCAGTACCGCTTCCTGTACGGCTGTTCGAGATCGGCGCGAGCGGTGGCCTCAACCTGCGACCTGACCACTTCCGTTACGACCTGGCCGACGGGTCCAGCTTCGGGGCCGCGGACAGCCCAGTGGTGCTGGAGGACGCCTGGTCGGGCCGCCCTGTTGTGCCGGCGGCCCTGCGGATCGCAGAGCGGGTCGGCAGCGACATCGCTCCGGTGAACCCGTTGAGCGAGGACGGCGTGCTCACGCTGACGTCGTACGTGTGGCCGGACATGACCGCGCGGCTCGAGCGGTTGCGGGGAGCACTGGCGGTCGCGCGGCAGGTGCCGGCCGACGTACGGCGTGAGGACGCGCTGTCGTTCCTGCGGAACGTGGAACTGTCGGAAGGCCACGTGACGGTCATCTGGCACTCGGTGATGTGGCAGTACCTGTCGCCGGAGGAGCAGACGGCCGGCGATGCGCTGATCACGGCGCTGGGAGCCAAGGCCACCGAGACGGCTCCGCTGGCTCACCTGTGTCTGGAGCCGATGCGCCGTACGCCGCAGGCCGAGTCCGAGTGGCTCATCGTCCTGCAGGTCTGGCCCGGGGGAGTGCCGCGGATCCTCGGCACCGCCGAGCCGCACGGGCTGCCGGCGCACTGGGAGTGA